In Mus musculus strain C57BL/6J chromosome 1, GRCm38.p6 C57BL/6J, a single genomic region encodes these proteins:
- the Olfr1406 gene encoding olfactory receptor 1406, translating into MKKTNCTHVREFVFQGFSNFQEHQLTLFVVFFVLYILTLAGNVIIVTIIRIDHHLHTPMYFFLSVLSTSETFYSLVIIPRMLGSLVGLSQTISLECCGTQLFFFLGFAITNCLLLAVMGYDRYVAICNPLRYSVIMNWRVCVILASSVGATGFLLSLIQAVAIFRLPFCNTLIEHFFCDVRPILDLACTVPVINDILTLALSLMVITAPATFLFVSYVLIISTILKIASAEGRRKTFATCASHLTVVVIHYGCASIAYFKPKSENTRDQDQLISVTYTVITPLLNPVVYSLRNKEVQDALRKVLGKKSLS; encoded by the coding sequence ATGAAGAAAACCAACTGCACACATGTAAGAGAGTTTGTTTTCCAAGGCTTCTCCAATTTCCAAGAGCATCAGCTCACACTCTTCGTTGTCTTCTTTGTCCTATATATCCTGACTCTGGCTGGCAATGTCATCATTGTGACCATTATCCGCATTGACCACCACCTTCACACCCCCATGTATTTCTTCCTAAGTGTTCTCTCAACTTCAGAGACTTTCTATTCTCTGGTCATCATCCCACGCATGCTTGGCAGCCTTGTAGGTCTGAGCCAAACCATCTCCCTGGAGTGCTGTGGGActcagttattttttttccttggaTTTGCAATCACCAACTGTCTCCTGCTAGCAGTCATGGGTTAtgatcgctatgtggccatctgcaacCCGCTTCGCTATAGCGTCATCATGAATTGGAGGGTGTGTGTCATTCTGGCATCTTCAGTGGGAGCCACAGGGTTCTTGCTCTCACTAATTCAGGCTGTGGCCATATTCAGGCTGCCATTTTGCAACACACTGATTGAACATTTCTTCTGCGATGTCCGTCCTATTTTAGATCTGGCCTGTACAGTGCCAGTCATCAATGATATCTTGACGTTAGCTCTTAGCCTTATGGTCATCACAGCCCCTGCCACTTTCCTCTTTGTCTCCTATGTTCTTATTATTTCCACCATTCTCAAGATTGCCTCAGCTGAAGGCCGGAGAAAAACTTTTGCCACTTGTGCTTCCCACCTCACTGTGGTTGTGATCCACTATGGCTGTGCCTCTATTGCCTACTTCAAGCCCAAATCAGAGAACACTAGGGACCAGGATCAGTTGATCTCAGTGACTTACACTGTAATAACACCTCTACTAAACCCTGTTGTGTATAGTCTGAGAAACAAAGAAGTCCAGGATGCTCTGCGAAAAGTGTTGGGTAAAAAATCCCTTTCATAG